A genomic region of Arvicola amphibius chromosome X, mArvAmp1.2, whole genome shotgun sequence contains the following coding sequences:
- the LOC119805571 gene encoding E3 ubiquitin-protein ligase RNF26-like, producing MEAVFPLVNWTGPMLDWMGPVSQWLTFLVDLNFLFVSFLLESLAWLLAFIYNLPHMVLSYLLYIGRVLFSLLALLDALIEFTLVGLQPLFTFLYGCYSSLDCLKLLGHLASQAALRSQEILTRGILNMVSSGHALLRQACDICGIAMSLVAYVINSLVNICLIGMLNLFPLVLALWTAGMRALWLTIEVLAAFFIHLFSSGEAMANLLWTPCQLGLELLASVILLLAGSMLSTLTIFVLLVCVMIVTLTVVYPASTLRLATLALNQLHARLAYHRLREDIVRFSRLALDLEAWHLVWRVSLQLANWPNRGGVPGPPQGGARRASSARIQGRDNLNEGEEDVRTIRTAPARGRERLNENEPRARQDPWRLLEELEARKRCVICQDQSKSVLLLPCRHLCLCRTCTHILMHQPLFVRNCPLCRRRILQTLNVYL from the coding sequence ATGGAGGCTGTGTTCCCCTTGGTAAACTGGACGGGCCCGATGCTGGACTGGATGGGCCCAGTGTCGCAGTGGTTGACTTTCCTGGTGGATCTCAACTTTCTGTTTGTGTCCTTCCTCCTGGAAAGCTTGGCCTGGCTTTTGGCCTTCATCTACAACCTGCCACACATGGTACTGAGTTACCTTCTCTACATTGGACGAGTCCTGTTCTCGTTGCTGGCCTTGCTTGACGCACTGATCGAATTTACCCTTGTGGGATTACAGCCCTTGTTTACGTTTCTCTATGGCTGCTACTCTAGCTTGGATTGCTTGAAGCTCCTTGGTCACCTGGCCTCTCAAGCTGCTCTGAGGAGCCAGGAAATACTGACCAGGGGCATCCTGAACATGGTCTCCAGTGGCCATGCTTTGCTGCGCCAGGCCTGTGACATCTGTGGCATTGCCATGAGCCTGGTGGCCTATGTGATCAACAGTCTAGTCAACATTTGCCTCATCGGCATGCTAAACCTCTTTCCCCTGGTGCTGGCCCTGTGGACTGCCGGGATGAGGGCTCTGTGGCTTACGATAGAGGTGCTGGCTGCTTTCTTTATTCACCTTTTTAGCAGTGGGGAGGCCATGGCCAACCTCCTCTGGACCCCCTGCCAGCTAGGGCTAGAGCTGTTGGCCTCAGTGATCCTCCTCCTGGCTGGCTCTATGCTTTCCACCCTCACTATTTTCGTGTTGCTGGTTTGTGTGATGATAGTGACTTTGACTGTGGTATACCCAGCTTCTACCTTGAGACTGGCCACCCTAGCACTCAATCAGCTCCATGCCCGACTAGCCTACCACCGGCTCCGAGAAGATATTGTTCGGTTCTCTCGCCTGGCACTGGATCTGGAGGCCTGGCACCTAGTCTGGAGAGTAAGCCTGCAGCTGGCCAACTGGCCAAATCGGGGAGGAGTGCCGGGGCCCCCCCAAGGTGGTGCCAGGAGGGCGTCTTCAGCCAGAATTCAGGGACGGGACAATCTTAATGAAGGAGAAGAGGACGTCAGGACCATCAGAACCGCCCCCGCTAGAGGCCGAGAGAGACTTAATGAGAATGAACCGAGAGCAAGGCAAGACCCATGGAGGCTGCTGGAGGAGCTCGAGGCGAGGAAGAGATGTGTGATCTGCCAGGACCAAAGCAAGAGCGTGTTGCTTCTGCCCTGTCGGCACTTGTGCCTGTGCCGTACCTGCACCCATATCCTCATGCATCAACCTCTCTTCGTCCGTAACTGCCCACTATGCCGCCGCCGCATTCTGCAAACCCTCAATGTCTACCTCTGA